The following are encoded together in the Acidovorax sp. KKS102 genome:
- a CDS encoding tetratricopeptide repeat protein has product MATESGPNPAPQTQALIVDSNATSRSILVGQLREYGVTRIVQCSRVQDARARLEHTVFDYVLCDQFFGESNYSGQTLLDDLRRAQLLPFSTVFFMVTAEASYAAVAEAAESALDGYLLKPFTPSALFERLSLARLRKIHLKPIFDAIEAEVFEQAAALCVERFEARKPYWLYAARIGSELLLRLGRHDEARTLFEAVIAARALPWAKLGVARAQIESGQAARAITTLQELIGEDASFADAYDVLGRAQVEMGNFAQAIETYRTASTLTPDSVVRLQKLGMMSYYMGDRATATKVLARATVLGIDSKLFDYQSLVLLTFAYYAENDRKGIERCMADFARILERHHSSARIRRFAEVARALQLIQQRQFSQAVESVRGMAREITSSTFDFEAACNLGSLLAVLAVTSIELPEGDSWVSALGMRYANTRGLTELMANACNLHEPYSELVRDCLQRVNKTAEVAMAQSLGGDPGGAVQNLLAEAERTLNSKLLDMAQQVLLRHSARMAAPEPLQAAIDALRTRMGTAPARAILGQDSERHPGGVALRVRSSGDNAPARIPPPPQDSLALNPAPTDEADDPTAALRLRPPDSP; this is encoded by the coding sequence ATGGCTACCGAGAGCGGCCCCAATCCCGCCCCACAGACACAGGCGCTGATCGTGGACAGCAATGCCACGTCGCGCAGCATCCTGGTGGGACAGTTGCGCGAATACGGCGTGACCCGCATCGTGCAATGCTCCCGTGTGCAGGACGCGCGCGCCCGGCTGGAGCACACGGTGTTCGACTACGTGTTGTGCGACCAGTTTTTTGGCGAGTCCAACTACTCGGGCCAAACCCTGCTGGACGACCTGCGGCGGGCACAGCTGCTGCCGTTTTCCACGGTGTTCTTCATGGTCACGGCCGAGGCGTCGTATGCCGCCGTGGCCGAGGCTGCCGAGTCGGCCCTGGACGGCTACCTGCTCAAGCCCTTCACGCCCAGCGCGCTGTTCGAGCGCCTGAGCCTGGCACGCCTGCGCAAGATCCATCTCAAACCCATTTTCGACGCCATCGAGGCCGAGGTCTTCGAGCAGGCCGCCGCGCTGTGCGTGGAGCGTTTCGAGGCCCGCAAGCCCTATTGGCTGTACGCCGCCCGCATCGGGTCGGAGCTGCTGCTGCGGCTGGGGCGGCACGATGAGGCGCGCACCCTGTTCGAGGCCGTGATCGCCGCGCGCGCCCTGCCCTGGGCCAAGCTGGGCGTGGCCCGCGCGCAGATCGAATCAGGACAGGCCGCGCGCGCCATCACCACCTTGCAGGAGCTGATTGGCGAGGATGCCTCGTTTGCCGACGCCTACGACGTGCTGGGCCGCGCGCAGGTGGAGATGGGCAACTTTGCGCAGGCCATCGAGACCTACCGCACGGCCAGCACCCTCACGCCCGACTCGGTCGTGCGGCTGCAGAAGCTGGGGATGATGTCGTATTACATGGGCGACCGCGCCACCGCCACCAAGGTGCTGGCGCGCGCCACGGTGCTGGGCATTGATTCCAAGCTGTTCGACTACCAGTCGCTGGTGCTGCTGACGTTTGCCTATTACGCCGAAAACGACCGCAAGGGCATTGAGCGTTGCATGGCCGACTTTGCCCGCATCCTGGAGCGCCATCACAGCAGCGCACGCATCCGTCGGTTTGCCGAGGTGGCGCGTGCGCTGCAGCTCATCCAGCAGCGGCAGTTCTCGCAAGCAGTCGAATCGGTGCGTGGCATGGCCCGCGAGATCACGTCCAGCACCTTTGACTTTGAAGCCGCCTGCAACCTGGGCAGCCTGCTGGCCGTGTTGGCTGTCACATCCATTGAACTGCCCGAGGGCGACAGCTGGGTGAGCGCCCTGGGCATGCGCTATGCCAACACACGGGGTCTGACCGAGCTGATGGCCAATGCCTGCAACCTGCATGAGCCCTACAGCGAGCTGGTGCGCGACTGCCTGCAACGGGTCAACAAGACGGCCGAAGTCGCGATGGCGCAGAGCCTGGGTGGCGACCCGGGCGGGGCTGTGCAAAACCTGCTGGCCGAGGCTGAGCGCACCCTCAACTCCAAACTGCTCGATATGGCCCAGCAAGTGCTGCTGCGCCACAGCGCGCGCATGGCCGCGCCCGAGCCGCTGCAGGCAGCCATCGACGCACTGCGCACCCGCATGGGTACGGCCCCGGCAAGGGCCATCCTGGGACAAGACAGCGAGCGGCACCCCGGCGGCGTGGCACTGCGGGTGCGCAGCAGCGGCGACAACGCACCGGCACGCATCCCACCGCCTCCGCAAGATAGCCTGGCACTGAACCCAGCACCCACTGACGAGGCCGACGACCCTACGGCAGCCCTGCGCCTGCGGCCGCCAGACTCTCCTTGA
- a CDS encoding Tim44 domain-containing protein, which yields MMKLWSVVLVAMLAFAHADADAARRLGGGKSVGKQSSNVTQREAATPPAAPGAPAQSATNTAAAAKPATATPAAAPAAPAKKPWGAMLGGLAAGLGLAWLAHSLGLGAGFANILMIALLALAAFAIFKMVMRSRNGGGNGAGNAAGGAPFAFQGAGAATPAAAQVPPQYSPNNVGNDASARPWERSSMAFDASRAGQGGVGSGVVIGSGLSGSQNWGVPADFDAEGFLSAAKRNFVTLQGAWDRSDIATLRSMMTDNMLDEIRTQLAEREAHRGTQPNHTDVVMIEAQLLGIEDLGDGYMASVEFSGMIREEPSAGPSPFREVWNMTKPKTGNTGWLVAGVQALQ from the coding sequence ATGATGAAACTGTGGTCTGTGGTGTTGGTCGCGATGCTGGCGTTTGCACACGCCGATGCCGACGCCGCGCGGCGACTGGGTGGTGGCAAATCGGTGGGCAAGCAGTCCAGCAACGTGACGCAGCGCGAGGCGGCCACGCCGCCCGCTGCACCGGGCGCACCGGCACAGAGTGCGACCAACACGGCTGCGGCCGCCAAGCCTGCCACCGCTACGCCGGCAGCAGCCCCGGCCGCTCCGGCCAAGAAGCCCTGGGGCGCCATGCTGGGCGGCCTGGCAGCGGGGCTGGGTCTGGCCTGGCTGGCGCACTCGCTGGGTCTGGGCGCAGGCTTTGCCAACATCCTGATGATTGCGCTGCTGGCGCTGGCGGCGTTTGCCATCTTCAAGATGGTCATGCGGTCGCGCAACGGTGGCGGCAATGGCGCTGGCAATGCGGCGGGTGGCGCTCCGTTCGCCTTCCAGGGCGCGGGGGCCGCAACGCCTGCCGCTGCGCAGGTGCCTCCGCAGTACAGCCCCAACAACGTGGGCAACGACGCATCGGCCCGCCCCTGGGAGCGCAGCAGCATGGCGTTTGACGCCTCGCGTGCTGGTCAGGGGGGCGTGGGCTCGGGTGTGGTGATTGGCTCGGGCCTGTCGGGCTCGCAGAACTGGGGTGTGCCGGCAGACTTCGACGCCGAGGGTTTCCTGTCGGCCGCCAAGCGCAACTTTGTGACCCTGCAAGGCGCGTGGGACCGTTCGGACATCGCAACCCTGCGGTCCATGATGACGGACAACATGCTCGATGAAATCCGCACCCAGCTGGCCGAGCGCGAAGCCCACCGAGGCACGCAGCCCAACCACACCGATGTGGTGATGATCGAGGCGCAGCTGCTGGGCATCGAAGACCTGGGCGATGGCTACATGGCCAGCGTCGAGTTCTCCGGCATGATCCGCGAAGAACCCTCGGCCGGGCCCAGCCCCTTCCGGGAGGTCTGGAACATGACCAAGCCCAAGACCGGCAACACCGGCTGGCTGGTGGCTGGCGTGCAAGCGTTGCAGTAA
- the ubiE gene encoding bifunctional demethylmenaquinone methyltransferase/2-methoxy-6-polyprenyl-1,4-benzoquinol methylase UbiE — MSTTHFGFQSVDEQEKARRVRGVFDSVASKYDVMNDLMSAGLHRAWKAYTVMVANLREGSQVLDIAGGTGDLALAFSKKVGASGRVVHTDINEAMLRVGRDRLINEGVVLPTLVCDAEKLPFPDAHFDVVSVAFGLRNMTHKDQAIAEMCRVLKPGGKLLVLEFSKVAKPLEKVYDWYSFKVLPQLGKLVAGDDASYRYLAESIRMHPGQEELKSLMQKNGFGHVDYHNMTGGIVALHVGIKC; from the coding sequence ATGAGCACCACGCATTTCGGTTTTCAGTCGGTGGACGAGCAGGAAAAGGCACGCCGCGTGCGCGGTGTGTTCGATTCCGTGGCCTCCAAATACGACGTGATGAACGACCTCATGTCGGCGGGCCTGCACCGCGCCTGGAAGGCTTACACCGTGATGGTGGCCAACCTGCGCGAAGGCAGCCAGGTGCTGGACATTGCCGGTGGCACGGGTGACTTGGCGCTGGCGTTTTCCAAGAAGGTGGGCGCCTCGGGCCGTGTGGTGCACACCGACATCAACGAAGCCATGCTGCGCGTGGGCCGTGACCGGCTCATCAACGAGGGCGTGGTGCTGCCCACACTGGTCTGTGACGCCGAAAAGCTGCCGTTCCCCGACGCGCATTTCGATGTGGTGAGTGTGGCCTTTGGCCTGCGCAACATGACCCACAAGGACCAGGCGATTGCCGAGATGTGCCGCGTGCTCAAGCCCGGCGGCAAGCTGCTGGTGCTGGAATTTTCCAAGGTGGCCAAGCCGCTGGAGAAGGTGTACGACTGGTATTCGTTCAAGGTGCTGCCCCAGCTGGGCAAGCTGGTGGCGGGCGACGACGCCAGCTACCGCTACCTGGCCGAGTCCATCCGCATGCACCCGGGGCAGGAAGAACTCAAAAGCCTCATGCAAAAAAATGGTTTTGGGCATGTGGACTATCACAACATGACGGGGGGAATTGTTGCCCTCCATGTTGGAATCAAGTGCTGA
- a CDS encoding HIT family protein, whose product MACPLCAEDGGALVWRGERLRVIRAQEVGFPAFYRVVWNAHVAEFSDLAGADRVRCMEAVTLVEQALRQHLAPTKVNIAALGNMVPHLHWHVIARFDWDSHFPAPVWAAAQRPSPAEPEAALRALLPALEAQLQSQLAQWAAR is encoded by the coding sequence ATGGCCTGTCCCTTGTGCGCTGAAGATGGCGGCGCCTTGGTCTGGCGCGGCGAGCGCCTGCGTGTCATCCGTGCGCAGGAGGTGGGTTTCCCCGCCTTCTACCGCGTGGTGTGGAACGCGCACGTGGCCGAGTTCTCGGATCTAGCCGGCGCCGACCGCGTGCGTTGCATGGAGGCCGTGACGCTGGTGGAGCAGGCCCTGCGCCAGCACCTGGCGCCCACCAAGGTCAACATCGCGGCCCTGGGCAACATGGTGCCGCACCTGCACTGGCATGTGATTGCACGGTTTGACTGGGACAGCCACTTCCCGGCCCCGGTATGGGCCGCTGCGCAGCGGCCCAGCCCGGCCGAGCCAGAGGCCGCCCTGCGGGCCCTGTTGCCCGCGCTGGAAGCGCAGCTGCAGTCCCAGCTGGCGCAGTGGGCCGCCCGGTAA
- the ubiB gene encoding ubiquinone biosynthesis regulatory protein kinase UbiB gives MKRFLRGAAILWVVFRFGLDGLLLDSFNKPWLRMISRIVSVGRNLDAPRGQRLREALESLGPIFVKFGQVLSTRRDLLPPDIADELARLQDRVPPFDPDIAIATIERAFRRPVDEVFTSFDRIPVASASIAQVHFATLRDRQGIEREVAVKVLRPGMLPVIEKDLSLMRMMAGWVESLSADGKRLKPREVVAEFDNYLHDELDLVREASNAAQLRRNMAGLDLVLIPEIFWDFCHPEVMVMQRMKGVPISQIERLREAGVDIPKLARDGVTIFFTQVFRDGFFHADMHPGNIQVSLEPATFGRYISLDFGIVGTLTEVDKEYLAQNFVAFFRRDYKRVAELHIESGWVPPETRVNDLESAIRAVCEPYFDRPLKEISLGLVLMRLFQTSRRFHVEIQPQLVLLQKTLLNIEGLGRELDPDLDLWSTAKPFLEKWMLEQMGPQRLWRELRAEAPHYAKLLPELPRLIYDALRQRPADHQPALRELLEAQKRTNRLLQSIIYGGVGFVLGLLAMQLFMRIRVF, from the coding sequence ATGAAGCGCTTCTTGCGGGGGGCAGCCATCCTGTGGGTGGTGTTCCGGTTCGGCCTGGATGGCTTGTTGCTCGACAGCTTCAACAAGCCCTGGCTGCGCATGATTTCGCGCATCGTGTCCGTTGGGCGCAATCTGGATGCGCCGCGTGGCCAGCGCCTGCGGGAGGCGCTGGAGAGCCTGGGCCCCATCTTCGTCAAGTTCGGCCAGGTGCTGTCCACCCGCCGCGACCTGTTGCCGCCCGACATTGCCGACGAACTGGCCCGCCTGCAGGACCGCGTGCCGCCGTTCGACCCCGACATTGCCATTGCCACCATCGAGCGTGCGTTCCGCCGCCCGGTGGACGAGGTGTTCACCTCCTTCGACCGCATACCGGTGGCCAGCGCGTCCATCGCCCAGGTGCATTTCGCCACGCTGCGTGACCGCCAGGGCATTGAGCGCGAGGTGGCCGTCAAGGTGCTGCGCCCCGGCATGCTGCCGGTGATCGAGAAGGACCTGAGCCTCATGCGCATGATGGCGGGCTGGGTCGAGAGCCTGTCGGCTGACGGCAAGCGCCTCAAGCCGCGCGAGGTGGTGGCCGAGTTCGACAACTACCTGCACGATGAGCTGGACTTGGTGCGCGAGGCCTCCAACGCGGCCCAGCTGCGCCGCAACATGGCGGGGCTCGACCTGGTGCTGATCCCCGAGATCTTCTGGGACTTCTGCCACCCCGAGGTCATGGTGATGCAGCGCATGAAGGGCGTGCCCATCAGCCAGATCGAGCGCTTGCGTGAGGCCGGTGTGGACATCCCCAAGCTGGCGCGTGACGGCGTGACCATCTTCTTCACCCAGGTGTTTCGCGACGGGTTCTTCCACGCCGACATGCACCCGGGCAACATCCAGGTGAGCCTGGAGCCCGCTACGTTCGGCCGCTACATCTCGCTGGACTTCGGCATCGTGGGCACGCTGACCGAAGTGGACAAGGAATACCTGGCGCAGAACTTTGTGGCGTTCTTCCGGCGCGACTACAAGCGCGTGGCCGAGCTGCACATCGAAAGCGGCTGGGTACCGCCCGAAACGCGGGTCAACGATCTCGAATCGGCCATCCGCGCCGTGTGCGAGCCGTACTTTGACCGCCCGCTCAAGGAAATCTCGCTCGGCCTGGTGCTGATGCGCCTGTTCCAGACCTCCCGCCGCTTCCACGTCGAGATCCAGCCCCAGCTGGTGCTGCTGCAAAAAACCCTGCTCAACATCGAGGGCCTAGGCCGCGAGCTGGACCCGGACCTGGACCTGTGGAGCACGGCCAAGCCCTTCCTCGAAAAGTGGATGCTGGAACAGATGGGCCCCCAGCGCCTGTGGCGCGAGCTGCGCGCCGAGGCGCCGCACTACGCCAAGCTGCTGCCCGAGCTGCCGCGCCTGATCTACGACGCGCTGCGCCAGCGCCCCGCGGACCACCAGCCCGCCCTGCGGGAGCTGCTGGAAGCGCAAAAACGCACCAACCGGCTGTTGCAATCCATCATTTATGGCGGTGTGGGGTTTGTGCTGGGGCTGCTTGCCATGCAGCTATTCATGCGCATCCGGGTTTTTTAG
- a CDS encoding DUF502 domain-containing protein — protein sequence MAALRKWLLTGLLVIVPGVITAWVLNWIVSTLDQTLQILPGAWQPDKLLGVHVPGFGVVLTLAILLVVGAIASNFAGRKLVEWGDALVHRIPVVRSIYSSVKQVSDTLFSESGNAFRKAVLVQWPREGVWTVAFVTGAPNGEVAAYLRDEFVSVYVPTTPNPTGGYFVMVRKSDCVELEMSVDSALKYIVSMGVVAPADPTLPPPK from the coding sequence ATGGCTGCCTTGCGCAAATGGCTGTTGACAGGCCTTCTGGTCATCGTGCCCGGTGTCATCACGGCCTGGGTGCTCAACTGGATTGTGAGCACGCTCGACCAGACCCTGCAGATCCTGCCGGGCGCGTGGCAGCCCGACAAGCTGCTCGGGGTGCATGTCCCAGGCTTTGGCGTGGTGCTCACGCTGGCCATCTTGCTGGTGGTGGGTGCCATTGCCAGCAACTTCGCGGGCCGCAAGCTTGTGGAGTGGGGCGATGCGCTGGTGCACCGCATTCCCGTGGTGCGCTCCATCTACTCCAGCGTCAAGCAGGTGTCGGACACGCTGTTTTCCGAGAGCGGCAACGCCTTTCGCAAGGCCGTGCTCGTGCAGTGGCCTCGCGAAGGGGTGTGGACCGTGGCGTTCGTCACGGGTGCTCCCAATGGTGAAGTGGCTGCCTACCTGCGCGACGAGTTCGTCAGCGTATACGTGCCCACTACCCCGAATCCCACCGGTGGGTATTTTGTGATGGTGCGCAAGAGCGACTGTGTCGAGCTCGAAATGAGTGTGGACAGCGCCCTCAAGTACATCGTCTCCATGGGTGTGGTGGCTCCGGCGGACCCCACGCTGCCCCCGCCCAAGTAA
- a CDS encoding FmdB family zinc ribbon protein — MPIYAYKCGSCGHAKDVLQKISDAPLTVCPACGAEAFSKQVTAAGFQLKGSGWYVTDFRGGSGGSSAPATEAKSESKTESSASASGGDAPKKEASSASTTSAGSAGGTSSSSS, encoded by the coding sequence ATGCCTATTTACGCCTACAAATGCGGCTCCTGCGGCCATGCCAAGGATGTGCTGCAAAAAATCTCCGATGCACCCCTGACGGTGTGCCCCGCCTGCGGCGCTGAAGCCTTCTCCAAGCAGGTCACTGCGGCGGGATTCCAGCTCAAGGGTTCGGGCTGGTATGTGACGGATTTCCGGGGGGGCAGCGGGGGCAGCTCCGCTCCCGCAACTGAAGCCAAGTCGGAATCCAAGACCGAGTCTTCTGCATCTGCCAGTGGTGGTGATGCTCCTAAAAAAGAAGCATCCAGCGCAAGTACCACTAGCGCTGGAAGTGCCGGCGGCACTTCTTCCTCTTCGAGCTGA
- a CDS encoding CsgG/HfaB family protein, whose translation MRLLTRSHWLLAAAACIALAGCGEKKTELGQGGSVVTGSAGPQGAQNAARELVRCDAPVATLALAENPNGYIMGSGYQLPSSPVPLVKLLAQQSGCFRVVDRAAGLKGTIQEQELKDAGILRKNNSTVAKGKGYEAQYTLTPSLTFSEQDAGRGLAGVIAMIPVLRDIAGLAGLVEQVKFKEAQTALLLSDNETTEQVAAATGSARTTDLGVGGLVFGKLGGAAGAGWSNTNEGKVIAAAFLDAHNQLVVQARALQAKELPPPVPTTTAAQRPKGG comes from the coding sequence ATGCGTTTGTTGACACGCTCCCATTGGCTGTTGGCAGCGGCCGCCTGCATCGCCCTGGCCGGATGTGGCGAGAAGAAAACCGAACTGGGGCAGGGCGGCTCGGTGGTCACGGGATCGGCTGGACCGCAGGGTGCGCAGAACGCGGCCCGCGAACTGGTGCGTTGTGATGCGCCCGTGGCCACCCTGGCGCTGGCCGAGAACCCCAACGGCTACATCATGGGCTCGGGCTACCAGCTGCCTTCGTCACCGGTGCCCCTGGTCAAGCTGCTGGCCCAGCAGAGCGGGTGCTTCCGGGTGGTGGACCGGGCGGCCGGGCTGAAGGGGACGATTCAGGAGCAGGAGCTGAAGGACGCGGGCATCCTGCGCAAGAACAACTCCACCGTGGCCAAGGGCAAGGGCTACGAGGCGCAGTACACGCTCACGCCCAGCCTCACGTTCAGCGAGCAGGATGCGGGCCGGGGCCTGGCCGGGGTGATCGCCATGATCCCGGTGCTGCGCGACATTGCAGGCCTGGCCGGGCTGGTGGAGCAGGTCAAGTTCAAGGAAGCGCAGACGGCCTTGCTGCTGTCCGACAACGAAACCACCGAGCAGGTGGCAGCGGCCACCGGCTCCGCACGCACTACCGACCTCGGGGTGGGCGGCCTGGTATTCGGCAAGCTGGGCGGCGCTGCAGGCGCTGGCTGGAGCAATACCAACGAGGGCAAGGTTATCGCCGCGGCGTTTCTGGACGCGCACAACCAGCTGGTGGTGCAGGCGCGCGCGTTGCAGGCCAAGGAGCTGCCCCCGCCCGTGCCCACCACCACGGCAGCCCAGCGCCCCAAGGGCGGTTGA
- the aspS gene encoding aspartate--tRNA ligase: MAMRSHYCGLVTEALLGQTVTLSGWVNRRRDHGGVIFIDLRDREGYVQVVCDPDRAEMFKIAEDVRNEFCVQVKGVVRARPAGTTNDKLKTGQIEVLCHELNVLNPSVTPPFQIDEDNLSETTRLTHRVLDLRRPYMQNNLMLRYKVAMEVRKFLDANGFIDIETPMLTKSTPEGARDYLVPSRVHDGQFFALPQSPQLFKQLLMVAGFDRYYQITKCFRDEDLRADRQPEFTQIDIETSFMEEQDIRDMFQGMIKTVFQNTLGVDLGEFPVMTYQDAARLYGSDKPDLRVKLEFTELTDVMKDVDFKVFSGAANMKNGRVVALRIPGGSKENGGISRGEIDAYTEFVKIYGAKGLAYIRVNELAKGRDGLQSPIVKNIHDAALQAVLERTGAQDGDLIFFGADKEKIVNDAIGALRIKIGHSEFGKKNGLFEDRWAPLWVVDFPMFEYDEENQRWNSVHHPFTSPKDGHEDWMVTAPEKCISKGYDMVLNGWEMGGGSVRIHRADVQQKVFDALNITPEEAQLKFGFLLDALQYGAPPHGGLAFGLDRIVTLMTGAESIRDVIAFPKTQRAQCLLTQAPSPVDEKQLRELHIRLRNPDAVKTAA; the protein is encoded by the coding sequence ATGGCCATGCGTTCCCACTATTGCGGTCTTGTGACCGAAGCCCTCTTGGGCCAAACCGTTACCCTGTCGGGCTGGGTGAACCGCCGCCGTGACCATGGTGGCGTGATCTTCATCGACCTGCGTGACCGCGAAGGCTACGTGCAGGTGGTGTGCGACCCCGATCGCGCCGAGATGTTCAAGATCGCCGAAGACGTGCGCAACGAGTTCTGCGTGCAGGTCAAGGGTGTGGTGCGTGCTCGCCCCGCCGGCACCACCAACGACAAGCTCAAGACCGGTCAGATCGAAGTGCTGTGCCATGAGCTGAACGTGCTCAACCCTTCGGTCACGCCTCCGTTCCAGATCGACGAGGACAACCTGTCCGAAACCACGCGCCTCACGCACCGCGTGCTGGACCTGCGCCGCCCGTACATGCAGAACAACCTGATGCTGCGCTACAAGGTGGCCATGGAGGTGCGTAAGTTCCTCGATGCCAACGGCTTCATCGACATCGAAACCCCCATGCTCACCAAGAGCACGCCCGAAGGCGCGCGCGACTACCTCGTCCCCAGCCGCGTGCATGACGGCCAGTTCTTCGCGCTGCCCCAGTCGCCCCAGCTGTTCAAGCAGCTGCTGATGGTGGCGGGCTTTGACCGTTACTACCAGATCACCAAGTGCTTCCGCGACGAAGACCTGCGCGCTGACCGCCAGCCTGAATTCACCCAGATCGATATCGAAACATCGTTCATGGAAGAGCAGGACATCCGCGACATGTTCCAGGGCATGATCAAGACGGTGTTCCAGAACACGCTGGGCGTGGACCTGGGCGAATTCCCCGTCATGACCTACCAGGACGCTGCGCGCCTGTATGGCTCCGACAAGCCGGACCTGCGTGTGAAGCTCGAATTCACCGAGCTGACCGACGTGATGAAGGACGTGGACTTCAAGGTGTTCTCGGGTGCCGCCAACATGAAGAACGGCCGCGTCGTGGCCCTGCGCATTCCCGGTGGCTCCAAGGAAAACGGCGGCATCAGCCGCGGCGAGATCGACGCCTACACCGAGTTCGTCAAGATCTACGGCGCCAAGGGCCTGGCCTACATCCGCGTGAACGAGCTGGCCAAGGGCCGTGACGGCCTGCAGTCGCCCATCGTGAAGAACATCCACGACGCCGCCCTGCAAGCGGTGCTGGAGCGCACCGGTGCACAAGACGGCGACCTGATCTTCTTCGGCGCCGACAAGGAAAAGATCGTCAACGACGCCATTGGCGCGCTGCGCATCAAGATCGGCCACAGCGAGTTCGGCAAGAAGAACGGCCTCTTTGAAGACCGCTGGGCGCCTCTGTGGGTGGTGGACTTCCCGATGTTCGAGTACGACGAGGAAAACCAGCGCTGGAACTCGGTGCACCACCCCTTCACCAGCCCCAAGGATGGCCACGAAGACTGGATGGTCACCGCGCCCGAGAAGTGCATCTCCAAGGGCTACGACATGGTGCTCAACGGCTGGGAAATGGGTGGCGGCTCCGTCCGTATCCATCGCGCCGATGTGCAGCAGAAGGTGTTCGACGCCCTCAACATCACGCCCGAAGAAGCCCAGCTCAAGTTCGGCTTCCTGCTTGACGCGCTGCAGTACGGCGCGCCCCCGCACGGTGGCCTGGCCTTTGGCCTGGACCGCATCGTGACGCTGATGACCGGTGCCGAGTCGATCCGCGACGTGATCGCCTTTCCCAAGACCCAGCGCGCCCAGTGTCTGCTCACGCAGGCGCCCAGCCCTGTGGACGAAAAGCAGCTGCGCGAGCTGCACATCCGTCTGCGCAACCCCGACGCGGTCAAGACTGCGGCCTGA
- a CDS encoding gamma-butyrobetaine hydroxylase-like domain-containing protein: MAGLKAGAPTPQALTVHEQSRVLEVGFSDGATFRIPFELMRVYSPSAEVQGHGPGQEVLQTGKRNVALVNLEPVGNYAVKPTFSDGHDSGIFTWDYLYELGQKQDALWAQYTERLAAAGADRDAPMAPKGGAGGHACGGH; this comes from the coding sequence ATGGCAGGTTTGAAAGCGGGCGCTCCCACGCCGCAGGCCCTGACGGTGCATGAACAGTCGCGCGTGCTGGAAGTGGGCTTTTCGGATGGCGCCACGTTCCGCATTCCGTTCGAGCTGATGCGCGTGTACTCGCCCTCGGCCGAAGTGCAGGGCCACGGCCCGGGGCAAGAGGTATTGCAGACGGGCAAGCGCAATGTGGCGCTGGTCAACCTGGAGCCCGTGGGCAACTACGCCGTCAAGCCCACGTTCTCTGACGGGCACGACAGCGGCATCTTCACCTGGGACTACCTCTACGAGCTGGGCCAGAAGCAGGACGCACTGTGGGCGCAGTACACCGAGCGGCTGGCTGCGGCCGGGGCCGATCGCGACGCGCCCATGGCGCCCAAGGGTGGTGCAGGGGGCCATGCCTGCGGCGGCCACTGA
- the nudB gene encoding dihydroneopterin triphosphate diphosphatase: protein MATAGPQRPYKLPESVLVVIHTPALQVLLIRRTGGEGHWQSVTGSKDALDEPFAETARREVAEETGIDTQAPGCLLTDWALENVYDIWPQWLHRYAPGVVRNRERVFGLRVPPGTPVVLSPREHDAYEWLPWQQAADRCFSASNAEACLLLPRFVSP from the coding sequence ATGGCAACCGCCGGGCCGCAGCGGCCGTACAAGCTTCCGGAGTCGGTGCTGGTGGTGATCCACACCCCTGCGCTGCAAGTGCTGCTGATCCGTCGCACCGGAGGCGAAGGGCATTGGCAGTCGGTCACCGGTAGCAAGGACGCGCTGGACGAGCCCTTTGCCGAGACGGCCCGCCGTGAAGTTGCCGAAGAAACCGGCATAGACACCCAGGCCCCGGGTTGCCTGCTGACCGACTGGGCGCTGGAGAACGTGTACGACATCTGGCCCCAATGGCTGCACCGTTATGCCCCCGGCGTGGTGCGCAACCGCGAGCGCGTGTTTGGTCTGCGTGTACCCCCCGGGACACCCGTGGTGCTGAGCCCGCGCGAGCACGATGCCTATGAATGGCTGCCCTGGCAGCAGGCAGCAGACCGGTGTTTTTCTGCCTCCAATGCAGAGGCTTGCCTGTTGCTGCCCCGGTTCGTGAGCCCCTGA